A genomic segment from Hippoglossus stenolepis isolate QCI-W04-F060 chromosome 3, HSTE1.2, whole genome shotgun sequence encodes:
- the brpf3a gene encoding bromodomain and PHD finger-containing protein 3 isoform X3 yields MRKVSRWECETVVRGLNMGRGRGRGRGRGRGSSGQLRPPSPYRLQLSPSRETLTYAQAQKIVEVDLEGRLHRIHITDPLPVITEDEMTAQDITECNSNKENSEQMQSKTRSWKKPTNSKSKKSGKNTTHQNQRSGSQHTGATNSLQHPSNQSPLPEPTFRVLSSVHPSEAPPLPAAYYRFIEKSLEEQDSVAEYDMDEEDLAWLEMVNQKRVCDGHASVPPDTFELLIDRLERESILESRSQALSQSAVDEDAFCCVCLDDECLNSNVILFCDICNLAVHQECYGVPYVPEGQWLCRCCLQSPSRPVDCVLCPNRGGAFKQTSDGRWAHVVCAIWIPEVCFANTVFLEPVEGVKNIPTARWKLTCYLCKQKGRGASIQCHKANCYRAFHVTCAQKAGLFMKIDPVRETGINGTTFSVKKTAFCEHHSPVGFRRDGSGDESVEGRLVGGRGNRGQRSYTQSPPSPTNKKATKGQKKKNTKRSGGSTRRSNVPVLLVPQIPSHRLNKICTGVEVQRKTQFMQRLHNYWLLKRQSRNGMPLIRRLHSHLQTQKPTEQREPDEKLCAAREELRYWQKLRQDLERARLLVELIRKRERLKREQMKIQQAALELKLTPALMLLRSTLDQLQEKDTAKIFCEPVNLSEVPDYLEFVSQPMDFSTMRTKLEGHGYCSITDLERDFELMISNCLKYNSKDTMFHKMALQLREVGGAVLRHAHRQSQSIGLDPNTGMHLPEAPNKHGFCHCTWDDVDPLLDPENRLHLTTDEQLKALLDKLDMVSSMRTSGGRTKRIRLLRREINTIRQKMNQQQSTQCVNGNDKDDEGPDDEGEEEEEEEEKEKKSEKTDVVDNGHLTAVSNSVTDDSPPVLELTCPVSSPLPGDAPLEPPVLGIVTGGRRSPGRSFKRQRSSRSGSKSQGEDEAEVGETPSSQQEAVHEVTPLGSPPTLPLAGVGRRTSVLFKKAKNGSRMAKNKSPLQQNGKTADSKTNGLESTSARPKSPSVTNITALPPTPNPSPAPPSPSAHHLRSRGFSPETEADKLPPPPKESGLTNGKHTSADHDDDDQKLNCSVSPPKRSRGKPALAKVPSSENGDISGSDSETELAPLDLVWAKCRGYPSYPAMIVDPDMPQEGLLHNGIPIPVPPVEVLKLGEWRQTDEGEKLFLVLFFDTKRTWQWLPRDKLLSLGMDDTVDKLRLMEGKKPSVRKSVHTAYDRAIVHLNHVRGNLNFTPSNFI; encoded by the exons ATGCGGAAGGTGAGCAGGTGGGAATGTGAGACAGTTGTTCGCGGACTCAACATGGGTAGGGGTcgaggtagaggaagaggaaggggcAGGGGGTCGTCTGGCCAGCTACGGCCCCCATCGCCCTACAGACTGCAGCTCTCTCCGTCCAGGGAGACTTTGACATACGCTCAGGCTCAGAAAATAGTGGAGGTGGACCTAGAAGGGAGGCTCCATCGGATTCACATCACAGATCCTCTGCCAGTTATAACCGAGGATGAGATGACAGCCCAGGACATAACTGAGTGCAACAGTAATAAGGAGAACAGTGAGCAAATGCAGAGTAAAACCAGGTCATGGAAGAAACCCACAAACAGTAAGAGCAAGAAGAGCGGTAAAAATACAACTCACCAGAACCAGCGGTCTGGCTCCCAGCACACAGGAGCTACTAATTCCCTCCAGCACCCATCCAACCAAAGCCCCCTACCTGAGCCCACCTTCCGTGTGCTGAGTTCAGTTCACCCCTCAGAGGCACCTCCTCTTCCCGCAGCGTATTACCGTTTCATAGAGAAGTCTTTAGAGGAACAGGACAGTGTGGCTGAGTATGATATGGACGAGGAAGACCTGGCCTGGCTGGAGATGGTGAACCAAAAGAGGGTGTGTGACGGTCACGCCTCAGTACCTCCAGACACGTTTGAGCTGCTGATCGACCGTCTGGAGAGGGAGTCAATCCTGGAGTCCCGCAGCCAAGCTCTGTCCCAGAGTGCGGTCGATGAGGATGCATTCTGCTGCGTCTGCCTGGATGACGAGTGTCTCAACAGTAACGTCATCCTGTTCTGTGACATCTGCAACTTGGCTGTCCACCAGGAGTGTTACGGTGTGCCCTACGTACCTGAGGGCCAGTGGCTGTGCCGCTGCTGCCTGCAGTCCCCTTCCCGTCCTGTAGACTGTGTGCTCTGTCCCAACCGAGGAGGTGCCTTCAAACAGACGAGTGATGGGCGTTGGGCCCACGTTGTCTGTGCCATATGGATCCCAGAGGTGTGCTTTGccaacacagtgtttttggaGCCTGTTGAGGGCGTCAAAAACATCCCTACTGCTCGCTGGAAGCTCACCTGCTACCTGTGCAAGCAGAAAGGCAGAGGAGCGTCTATTCAGTGCCACAAAGCCAACTGTTACAGGGCTTTTCACGTCACCTGCGCCCAGAAGGCCGGCCTCTTTATGAAGATAGACCCAGTCCGCGAAACGGGCATCAACGGTACCACCTTCTCTGTGAAGAAGACTGCTTTCTGTGAGCATCACTCGCCCGTTGGGTTTCGGCGGGATGGGTCAGGAGACGAGTCGGTTGAAGGAAGACTGGTGGGGGGCAGAGGGAaccggggtcaaaggtcatataCTCAGAGCCCACCTTCACCGACGAACAAGAAGGCTACCAAAggccagaagaagaagaatacaaaAAGGTCCGGTGGGTCGACACGTCGCTCAAATGTGCCTGTGCTGCTCGTGCCTCAGATCCCTTCTCACAG ACTGAACAAGATCTGCACAGgagttgaagtccagagaaagaCTCAGTTCATGCAGAGGCTTCATAACTACTGGTTACTAAAACGACAGTCGCGGAATGGGATGCCTTTAATACGCCGACTTCACTCCCATCTGCAGACCCAGAAGCCAACAgaacag AGGGAGCCTGACGAAAAGCTGTGTGCTGCAAGAGAGGAGCTTCGATACTGGCAAAAGTTGAGGCAGGACCTGGAAAGAGCCAGACTTCTGGTGGAGCTGATCCGCAAGAGAGAGAGGCTAAAGAGAGAACAG ATGAAAATTCAGCAGGCTGCCCTTGAGCTGAAGTTGACCCCAGCGCTGATGCTTCTCCGATCCACCTTGGACCAACTGCAAGAGAAGGACACGGCCAAAATCTTCTGTGAGCCCGTCAATCTTTCAGAG GTCCCAGATTACTTGGAGTTTGTTTCCCAACCCATGGACTTCTCCACCATGCGCACCAAACTGGAGGGACACGGCTACTGCTCCATCACGGACCTGGAGAGGGACTTTGAACTGATGATTTCCAACTGCCTCAAGTACAACTCCAAGGACACCATGTTTCACAAGATGGCTTTACAGCTGCGGGAGGTGGGCGGAGCCGTCCTCCGCCACGCCCACAGGCAGTCTCAGAGCATTGGTCTCGACCCCAACACTGGCATGCATCTCCCAGAGGCGCCGAACAAACATGGCTTCTGTCACTGTACGTGGGATGATG tggACCCTCTCCTGGACCCAGAGAACCGACTGCACTTAACGACAGACGAGCAGCTGAAGGCCTTGCTGGACAAACTCGACATGGTTTCATCCATGCGTACCAGCGGTGGCCGAACCAAACGAATCCGGCTGCTGCGCCGAGAGATTAACACTATCAGACAGAAAATGAACCAGCAGCAAAGTactcagtgtgtgaatggtaatGACAAGGATGATGAAGGACCAGATgatgagggggaggaagaggaggaggaggaggagaaagaaaagaaatcagaGAAGACTGATGTTGTGGATAATGGACATTTGACTGCAGTGTCAAACTCTGTGACTG ATGACTCTCCACCTGTGCTGGAACTTACTTGCCCGGTGTCATCACCACTGCCGGGAGATGCTCCTCTCGAGCCTCCTGTTCTGGGTATTGTGACTGGAGGGCGAAGGTCACCCGGGCGCTCCTTCAAGCGTCAGAGGTCATCCCGCAGTGGGAGCAAAAGCCAAGGTGAAGACGAGGCTGAGGTCGGTGAAACGCCATCTTCACAACAAGAGGCCGTTCACGAGGTTACGCCGCTGGGATCGCCCCCGACTCTGCCTTTGGCCGGAGTTGGTCGTCGTACATCTGTTTTGTTCAAGAAAGCTAAAAATGGGTCACGGATGGCTAAAAACAAGTCCCCGCTGCAGCAGAATGGGAAAACAGCTGACAGTAAAACTAATGGGCTGGAGAGCACATCTGCTCGTCCAAAATCACCCAGTGTGACAAACATCACAGCTTTACCTCCCACTCCAAACCCCTCCCCtgcacctccctctccctctgcacaccacctgaggTCCAGAGGCTTCAGCCCAGAGACTGAAGCAGACAAACTCCCTCCACCACCCAAAGAATCAG gtctcacaaatggaaaacacacCTCTGCAGACCATGATGATGACGACCAAAAATTAAA CTGTAGTGTCTCCCCACCCAAACGTAGTCGGGGTAAACCTGCACTGGCTAAAGTCCCGAGCAGTGAGAATGGAGACATCTCTGGGTCTG ATAGTGAGACAGAGCTCGCACCACTGGACCTAGTTTGGGCCAAATGCAGAGGATATCCGTCATATCCAGCAATG ATTGTCGACCCCGACATGCCGCAGGAAGGGCTTCTTCACAACGGCATCCCCATTCCAGTGCCTCCTGTGGAGGTGCTTAAACTGGGCGAGTGGAGACAAACGGACGAAGGCGAGAAGCTTTTCTTGGTGCTCTTCTTCGACACCAAAAGAACGTG GCAATGGCTCCCTCGTGACAAGCTACTGTCGCTGGGGATGGACGACACTGTCGACAAGTTGCGCTTAATGGAAGGCAAGAAACCCAGTGTCCGCAAGTCTGTACACACTGCGTATGACCGGGCCATAGTACATTTAAACCACGTGAGAGGAAATCTTAACTTCACTCCCTCCAATTTTATATAA
- the brpf3a gene encoding bromodomain and PHD finger-containing protein 3 isoform X1: MRKVSRWECETVVRGLNMGRGRGRGRGRGRGSSGQLRPPSPYRLQLSPSRETLTYAQAQKIVEVDLEGRLHRIHITDPLPVITEDEMTAQDITECNSNKENSEQMQSKTRSWKKPTNSKSKKSGKNTTHQNQRSGSQHTGATNSLQHPSNQSPLPEPTFRVLSSVHPSEAPPLPAAYYRFIEKSLEEQDSVAEYDMDEEDLAWLEMVNQKRVCDGHASVPPDTFELLIDRLERESILESRSQALSQSAVDEDAFCCVCLDDECLNSNVILFCDICNLAVHQECYGVPYVPEGQWLCRCCLQSPSRPVDCVLCPNRGGAFKQTSDGRWAHVVCAIWIPEVCFANTVFLEPVEGVKNIPTARWKLTCYLCKQKGRGASIQCHKANCYRAFHVTCAQKAGLFMKIDPVRETGINGTTFSVKKTAFCEHHSPVGFRRDGSGDESVEGRLVGGRGNRGQRSYTQSPPSPTNKKATKGQKKKNTKRSGGSTRRSNVPVLLVPQIPSHRLNKICTGVEVQRKTQFMQRLHNYWLLKRQSRNGMPLIRRLHSHLQTQKPTEQREPDEKLCAAREELRYWQKLRQDLERARLLVELIRKRERLKREQMKIQQAALELKLTPALMLLRSTLDQLQEKDTAKIFCEPVNLSEVPDYLEFVSQPMDFSTMRTKLEGHGYCSITDLERDFELMISNCLKYNSKDTMFHKMALQLREVGGAVLRHAHRQSQSIGLDPNTGMHLPEAPNKHGFCHCTWDDVDPLLDPENRLHLTTDEQLKALLDKLDMVSSMRTSGGRTKRIRLLRREINTIRQKMNQQQSTQCVNGNDKDDEGPDDEGEEEEEEEEKEKKSEKTDVVDNGHLTAVSNSVTDDSPPVLELTCPVSSPLPGDAPLEPPVLGIVTGGRRSPGRSFKRQRSSRSGSKSQGEDEAEVGETPSSQQEAVHEVTPLGSPPTLPLAGVGRRTSVLFKKAKNGSRMAKNKSPLQQNGKTADSKTNGLESTSARPKSPSVTNITALPPTPNPSPAPPSPSAHHLRSRGFSPETEADKLPPPPKESGLTNGKHTSADHDDDDQKLNCSVSPPKRSRGKPALAKVPSSENGDISGSGKSTLLSLDSETELAPLDLVWAKCRGYPSYPAMIVDPDMPQEGLLHNGIPIPVPPVEVLKLGEWRQTDEGEKLFLVLFFDTKRTWQWLPRDKLLSLGMDDTVDKLRLMEGKKPSVRKSVHTAYDRAIVHLNHVRGNLNFTPSNFI; this comes from the exons ATGCGGAAGGTGAGCAGGTGGGAATGTGAGACAGTTGTTCGCGGACTCAACATGGGTAGGGGTcgaggtagaggaagaggaaggggcAGGGGGTCGTCTGGCCAGCTACGGCCCCCATCGCCCTACAGACTGCAGCTCTCTCCGTCCAGGGAGACTTTGACATACGCTCAGGCTCAGAAAATAGTGGAGGTGGACCTAGAAGGGAGGCTCCATCGGATTCACATCACAGATCCTCTGCCAGTTATAACCGAGGATGAGATGACAGCCCAGGACATAACTGAGTGCAACAGTAATAAGGAGAACAGTGAGCAAATGCAGAGTAAAACCAGGTCATGGAAGAAACCCACAAACAGTAAGAGCAAGAAGAGCGGTAAAAATACAACTCACCAGAACCAGCGGTCTGGCTCCCAGCACACAGGAGCTACTAATTCCCTCCAGCACCCATCCAACCAAAGCCCCCTACCTGAGCCCACCTTCCGTGTGCTGAGTTCAGTTCACCCCTCAGAGGCACCTCCTCTTCCCGCAGCGTATTACCGTTTCATAGAGAAGTCTTTAGAGGAACAGGACAGTGTGGCTGAGTATGATATGGACGAGGAAGACCTGGCCTGGCTGGAGATGGTGAACCAAAAGAGGGTGTGTGACGGTCACGCCTCAGTACCTCCAGACACGTTTGAGCTGCTGATCGACCGTCTGGAGAGGGAGTCAATCCTGGAGTCCCGCAGCCAAGCTCTGTCCCAGAGTGCGGTCGATGAGGATGCATTCTGCTGCGTCTGCCTGGATGACGAGTGTCTCAACAGTAACGTCATCCTGTTCTGTGACATCTGCAACTTGGCTGTCCACCAGGAGTGTTACGGTGTGCCCTACGTACCTGAGGGCCAGTGGCTGTGCCGCTGCTGCCTGCAGTCCCCTTCCCGTCCTGTAGACTGTGTGCTCTGTCCCAACCGAGGAGGTGCCTTCAAACAGACGAGTGATGGGCGTTGGGCCCACGTTGTCTGTGCCATATGGATCCCAGAGGTGTGCTTTGccaacacagtgtttttggaGCCTGTTGAGGGCGTCAAAAACATCCCTACTGCTCGCTGGAAGCTCACCTGCTACCTGTGCAAGCAGAAAGGCAGAGGAGCGTCTATTCAGTGCCACAAAGCCAACTGTTACAGGGCTTTTCACGTCACCTGCGCCCAGAAGGCCGGCCTCTTTATGAAGATAGACCCAGTCCGCGAAACGGGCATCAACGGTACCACCTTCTCTGTGAAGAAGACTGCTTTCTGTGAGCATCACTCGCCCGTTGGGTTTCGGCGGGATGGGTCAGGAGACGAGTCGGTTGAAGGAAGACTGGTGGGGGGCAGAGGGAaccggggtcaaaggtcatataCTCAGAGCCCACCTTCACCGACGAACAAGAAGGCTACCAAAggccagaagaagaagaatacaaaAAGGTCCGGTGGGTCGACACGTCGCTCAAATGTGCCTGTGCTGCTCGTGCCTCAGATCCCTTCTCACAG ACTGAACAAGATCTGCACAGgagttgaagtccagagaaagaCTCAGTTCATGCAGAGGCTTCATAACTACTGGTTACTAAAACGACAGTCGCGGAATGGGATGCCTTTAATACGCCGACTTCACTCCCATCTGCAGACCCAGAAGCCAACAgaacag AGGGAGCCTGACGAAAAGCTGTGTGCTGCAAGAGAGGAGCTTCGATACTGGCAAAAGTTGAGGCAGGACCTGGAAAGAGCCAGACTTCTGGTGGAGCTGATCCGCAAGAGAGAGAGGCTAAAGAGAGAACAG ATGAAAATTCAGCAGGCTGCCCTTGAGCTGAAGTTGACCCCAGCGCTGATGCTTCTCCGATCCACCTTGGACCAACTGCAAGAGAAGGACACGGCCAAAATCTTCTGTGAGCCCGTCAATCTTTCAGAG GTCCCAGATTACTTGGAGTTTGTTTCCCAACCCATGGACTTCTCCACCATGCGCACCAAACTGGAGGGACACGGCTACTGCTCCATCACGGACCTGGAGAGGGACTTTGAACTGATGATTTCCAACTGCCTCAAGTACAACTCCAAGGACACCATGTTTCACAAGATGGCTTTACAGCTGCGGGAGGTGGGCGGAGCCGTCCTCCGCCACGCCCACAGGCAGTCTCAGAGCATTGGTCTCGACCCCAACACTGGCATGCATCTCCCAGAGGCGCCGAACAAACATGGCTTCTGTCACTGTACGTGGGATGATG tggACCCTCTCCTGGACCCAGAGAACCGACTGCACTTAACGACAGACGAGCAGCTGAAGGCCTTGCTGGACAAACTCGACATGGTTTCATCCATGCGTACCAGCGGTGGCCGAACCAAACGAATCCGGCTGCTGCGCCGAGAGATTAACACTATCAGACAGAAAATGAACCAGCAGCAAAGTactcagtgtgtgaatggtaatGACAAGGATGATGAAGGACCAGATgatgagggggaggaagaggaggaggaggaggagaaagaaaagaaatcagaGAAGACTGATGTTGTGGATAATGGACATTTGACTGCAGTGTCAAACTCTGTGACTG ATGACTCTCCACCTGTGCTGGAACTTACTTGCCCGGTGTCATCACCACTGCCGGGAGATGCTCCTCTCGAGCCTCCTGTTCTGGGTATTGTGACTGGAGGGCGAAGGTCACCCGGGCGCTCCTTCAAGCGTCAGAGGTCATCCCGCAGTGGGAGCAAAAGCCAAGGTGAAGACGAGGCTGAGGTCGGTGAAACGCCATCTTCACAACAAGAGGCCGTTCACGAGGTTACGCCGCTGGGATCGCCCCCGACTCTGCCTTTGGCCGGAGTTGGTCGTCGTACATCTGTTTTGTTCAAGAAAGCTAAAAATGGGTCACGGATGGCTAAAAACAAGTCCCCGCTGCAGCAGAATGGGAAAACAGCTGACAGTAAAACTAATGGGCTGGAGAGCACATCTGCTCGTCCAAAATCACCCAGTGTGACAAACATCACAGCTTTACCTCCCACTCCAAACCCCTCCCCtgcacctccctctccctctgcacaccacctgaggTCCAGAGGCTTCAGCCCAGAGACTGAAGCAGACAAACTCCCTCCACCACCCAAAGAATCAG gtctcacaaatggaaaacacacCTCTGCAGACCATGATGATGACGACCAAAAATTAAA CTGTAGTGTCTCCCCACCCAAACGTAGTCGGGGTAAACCTGCACTGGCTAAAGTCCCGAGCAGTGAGAATGGAGACATCTCTGGGTCTG GAAAGTCTACACTTCTGTCTTTAGATAGTGAGACAGAGCTCGCACCACTGGACCTAGTTTGGGCCAAATGCAGAGGATATCCGTCATATCCAGCAATG ATTGTCGACCCCGACATGCCGCAGGAAGGGCTTCTTCACAACGGCATCCCCATTCCAGTGCCTCCTGTGGAGGTGCTTAAACTGGGCGAGTGGAGACAAACGGACGAAGGCGAGAAGCTTTTCTTGGTGCTCTTCTTCGACACCAAAAGAACGTG GCAATGGCTCCCTCGTGACAAGCTACTGTCGCTGGGGATGGACGACACTGTCGACAAGTTGCGCTTAATGGAAGGCAAGAAACCCAGTGTCCGCAAGTCTGTACACACTGCGTATGACCGGGCCATAGTACATTTAAACCACGTGAGAGGAAATCTTAACTTCACTCCCTCCAATTTTATATAA
- the brpf3a gene encoding bromodomain and PHD finger-containing protein 3 isoform X2 — protein MRKVSRWECETVVRGLNMGRGRGRGRGRGRGSSGQLRPPSPYRLQLSPSRETLTYAQAQKIVEVDLEGRLHRIHITDPLPVITEDEMTAQDITECNSNKENSEQMQSKTRSWKKPTNSKSKKSGKNTTHQNQRSGSQHTGATNSLQHPSNQSPLPEPTFRVLSSVHPSEAPPLPAAYYRFIEKSLEEQDSVAEYDMDEEDLAWLEMVNQKRVCDGHASVPPDTFELLIDRLERESILESRSQALSQSAVDEDAFCCVCLDDECLNSNVILFCDICNLAVHQECYGVPYVPEGQWLCRCCLQSPSRPVDCVLCPNRGGAFKQTSDGRWAHVVCAIWIPEVCFANTVFLEPVEGVKNIPTARWKLTCYLCKQKGRGASIQCHKANCYRAFHVTCAQKAGLFMKIDPVRETGINGTTFSVKKTAFCEHHSPVGFRRDGSGDESVEGRLVGGRGNRGQRSYTQSPPSPTNKKATKGQKKKNTKRSGGSTRRSNVPVLLVPQIPSHRLNKICTGVEVQRKTQFMQRLHNYWLLKRQSRNGMPLIRRLHSHLQTQKPTEQREPDEKLCAAREELRYWQKLRQDLERARLLVELIRKRERLKREQMKIQQAALELKLTPALMLLRSTLDQLQEKDTAKIFCEPVNLSEVPDYLEFVSQPMDFSTMRTKLEGHGYCSITDLERDFELMISNCLKYNSKDTMFHKMALQLREVGGAVLRHAHRQSQSIGLDPNTGMHLPEAPNKHGFCHLDPLLDPENRLHLTTDEQLKALLDKLDMVSSMRTSGGRTKRIRLLRREINTIRQKMNQQQSTQCVNGNDKDDEGPDDEGEEEEEEEEKEKKSEKTDVVDNGHLTAVSNSVTDDSPPVLELTCPVSSPLPGDAPLEPPVLGIVTGGRRSPGRSFKRQRSSRSGSKSQGEDEAEVGETPSSQQEAVHEVTPLGSPPTLPLAGVGRRTSVLFKKAKNGSRMAKNKSPLQQNGKTADSKTNGLESTSARPKSPSVTNITALPPTPNPSPAPPSPSAHHLRSRGFSPETEADKLPPPPKESGLTNGKHTSADHDDDDQKLNCSVSPPKRSRGKPALAKVPSSENGDISGSGKSTLLSLDSETELAPLDLVWAKCRGYPSYPAMIVDPDMPQEGLLHNGIPIPVPPVEVLKLGEWRQTDEGEKLFLVLFFDTKRTWQWLPRDKLLSLGMDDTVDKLRLMEGKKPSVRKSVHTAYDRAIVHLNHVRGNLNFTPSNFI, from the exons ATGCGGAAGGTGAGCAGGTGGGAATGTGAGACAGTTGTTCGCGGACTCAACATGGGTAGGGGTcgaggtagaggaagaggaaggggcAGGGGGTCGTCTGGCCAGCTACGGCCCCCATCGCCCTACAGACTGCAGCTCTCTCCGTCCAGGGAGACTTTGACATACGCTCAGGCTCAGAAAATAGTGGAGGTGGACCTAGAAGGGAGGCTCCATCGGATTCACATCACAGATCCTCTGCCAGTTATAACCGAGGATGAGATGACAGCCCAGGACATAACTGAGTGCAACAGTAATAAGGAGAACAGTGAGCAAATGCAGAGTAAAACCAGGTCATGGAAGAAACCCACAAACAGTAAGAGCAAGAAGAGCGGTAAAAATACAACTCACCAGAACCAGCGGTCTGGCTCCCAGCACACAGGAGCTACTAATTCCCTCCAGCACCCATCCAACCAAAGCCCCCTACCTGAGCCCACCTTCCGTGTGCTGAGTTCAGTTCACCCCTCAGAGGCACCTCCTCTTCCCGCAGCGTATTACCGTTTCATAGAGAAGTCTTTAGAGGAACAGGACAGTGTGGCTGAGTATGATATGGACGAGGAAGACCTGGCCTGGCTGGAGATGGTGAACCAAAAGAGGGTGTGTGACGGTCACGCCTCAGTACCTCCAGACACGTTTGAGCTGCTGATCGACCGTCTGGAGAGGGAGTCAATCCTGGAGTCCCGCAGCCAAGCTCTGTCCCAGAGTGCGGTCGATGAGGATGCATTCTGCTGCGTCTGCCTGGATGACGAGTGTCTCAACAGTAACGTCATCCTGTTCTGTGACATCTGCAACTTGGCTGTCCACCAGGAGTGTTACGGTGTGCCCTACGTACCTGAGGGCCAGTGGCTGTGCCGCTGCTGCCTGCAGTCCCCTTCCCGTCCTGTAGACTGTGTGCTCTGTCCCAACCGAGGAGGTGCCTTCAAACAGACGAGTGATGGGCGTTGGGCCCACGTTGTCTGTGCCATATGGATCCCAGAGGTGTGCTTTGccaacacagtgtttttggaGCCTGTTGAGGGCGTCAAAAACATCCCTACTGCTCGCTGGAAGCTCACCTGCTACCTGTGCAAGCAGAAAGGCAGAGGAGCGTCTATTCAGTGCCACAAAGCCAACTGTTACAGGGCTTTTCACGTCACCTGCGCCCAGAAGGCCGGCCTCTTTATGAAGATAGACCCAGTCCGCGAAACGGGCATCAACGGTACCACCTTCTCTGTGAAGAAGACTGCTTTCTGTGAGCATCACTCGCCCGTTGGGTTTCGGCGGGATGGGTCAGGAGACGAGTCGGTTGAAGGAAGACTGGTGGGGGGCAGAGGGAaccggggtcaaaggtcatataCTCAGAGCCCACCTTCACCGACGAACAAGAAGGCTACCAAAggccagaagaagaagaatacaaaAAGGTCCGGTGGGTCGACACGTCGCTCAAATGTGCCTGTGCTGCTCGTGCCTCAGATCCCTTCTCACAG ACTGAACAAGATCTGCACAGgagttgaagtccagagaaagaCTCAGTTCATGCAGAGGCTTCATAACTACTGGTTACTAAAACGACAGTCGCGGAATGGGATGCCTTTAATACGCCGACTTCACTCCCATCTGCAGACCCAGAAGCCAACAgaacag AGGGAGCCTGACGAAAAGCTGTGTGCTGCAAGAGAGGAGCTTCGATACTGGCAAAAGTTGAGGCAGGACCTGGAAAGAGCCAGACTTCTGGTGGAGCTGATCCGCAAGAGAGAGAGGCTAAAGAGAGAACAG ATGAAAATTCAGCAGGCTGCCCTTGAGCTGAAGTTGACCCCAGCGCTGATGCTTCTCCGATCCACCTTGGACCAACTGCAAGAGAAGGACACGGCCAAAATCTTCTGTGAGCCCGTCAATCTTTCAGAG GTCCCAGATTACTTGGAGTTTGTTTCCCAACCCATGGACTTCTCCACCATGCGCACCAAACTGGAGGGACACGGCTACTGCTCCATCACGGACCTGGAGAGGGACTTTGAACTGATGATTTCCAACTGCCTCAAGTACAACTCCAAGGACACCATGTTTCACAAGATGGCTTTACAGCTGCGGGAGGTGGGCGGAGCCGTCCTCCGCCACGCCCACAGGCAGTCTCAGAGCATTGGTCTCGACCCCAACACTGGCATGCATCTCCCAGAGGCGCCGAACAAACATGGCTTCTGTCACT tggACCCTCTCCTGGACCCAGAGAACCGACTGCACTTAACGACAGACGAGCAGCTGAAGGCCTTGCTGGACAAACTCGACATGGTTTCATCCATGCGTACCAGCGGTGGCCGAACCAAACGAATCCGGCTGCTGCGCCGAGAGATTAACACTATCAGACAGAAAATGAACCAGCAGCAAAGTactcagtgtgtgaatggtaatGACAAGGATGATGAAGGACCAGATgatgagggggaggaagaggaggaggaggaggagaaagaaaagaaatcagaGAAGACTGATGTTGTGGATAATGGACATTTGACTGCAGTGTCAAACTCTGTGACTG ATGACTCTCCACCTGTGCTGGAACTTACTTGCCCGGTGTCATCACCACTGCCGGGAGATGCTCCTCTCGAGCCTCCTGTTCTGGGTATTGTGACTGGAGGGCGAAGGTCACCCGGGCGCTCCTTCAAGCGTCAGAGGTCATCCCGCAGTGGGAGCAAAAGCCAAGGTGAAGACGAGGCTGAGGTCGGTGAAACGCCATCTTCACAACAAGAGGCCGTTCACGAGGTTACGCCGCTGGGATCGCCCCCGACTCTGCCTTTGGCCGGAGTTGGTCGTCGTACATCTGTTTTGTTCAAGAAAGCTAAAAATGGGTCACGGATGGCTAAAAACAAGTCCCCGCTGCAGCAGAATGGGAAAACAGCTGACAGTAAAACTAATGGGCTGGAGAGCACATCTGCTCGTCCAAAATCACCCAGTGTGACAAACATCACAGCTTTACCTCCCACTCCAAACCCCTCCCCtgcacctccctctccctctgcacaccacctgaggTCCAGAGGCTTCAGCCCAGAGACTGAAGCAGACAAACTCCCTCCACCACCCAAAGAATCAG gtctcacaaatggaaaacacacCTCTGCAGACCATGATGATGACGACCAAAAATTAAA CTGTAGTGTCTCCCCACCCAAACGTAGTCGGGGTAAACCTGCACTGGCTAAAGTCCCGAGCAGTGAGAATGGAGACATCTCTGGGTCTG GAAAGTCTACACTTCTGTCTTTAGATAGTGAGACAGAGCTCGCACCACTGGACCTAGTTTGGGCCAAATGCAGAGGATATCCGTCATATCCAGCAATG ATTGTCGACCCCGACATGCCGCAGGAAGGGCTTCTTCACAACGGCATCCCCATTCCAGTGCCTCCTGTGGAGGTGCTTAAACTGGGCGAGTGGAGACAAACGGACGAAGGCGAGAAGCTTTTCTTGGTGCTCTTCTTCGACACCAAAAGAACGTG GCAATGGCTCCCTCGTGACAAGCTACTGTCGCTGGGGATGGACGACACTGTCGACAAGTTGCGCTTAATGGAAGGCAAGAAACCCAGTGTCCGCAAGTCTGTACACACTGCGTATGACCGGGCCATAGTACATTTAAACCACGTGAGAGGAAATCTTAACTTCACTCCCTCCAATTTTATATAA